Genomic window (Stenotrophomonas maltophilia):
AGGGCCCTGCTTGCGGTCGCACTGATCGCAGCGGCAGCACCGGCGCTGGCCTGCACGCGTGCGGTGTACCTGGGCGACAACGGTGATGTGATCACCGCGCGCTCGATGGACTGGAAGGTCGATGTAGCGACCAATCTCTACGTGCTGCCACGTGGCATCGCACGCACCGGCCAGGCCGGTCCGAAATCGCTGGCCTGGACTGCGCGCTATGGCAGCGTGGTAGCGACCGGATACGACGTGTCGACCACCGATGGCATGAACGAGAAGGGCCTGGTCGCCAACCTGCTGTGGCTGGTTGAATCGGAGTATCCGCAGCAGCGTGGCAACAAGCCGGGCCTGGCCATTTCGCTGTGGGCGCAGTATGTACTGGACAACTTCGCCACCGTGGAAGAGGCGGTCACCGCGTTGAAGCGCGAGCCGTACTCGATCGTCACCGACAAGGTGCCCGGCGAAGATCGGCAGGCAACGTTGCATCTGTCGCTGTCCGACGCGACCGGTGACAGTGCCATTGTCGAATACATCGGCGGCCGCCAGGTGATCCATCACGACCGCCGCTACCAGGTGATGACCAACTCGCCGGTCTTCGAGCAGCAGCTGGCACTCAACAGCTACTGGCAGCAGATCGGTGGCACGGTGATGCTGCCGGGCACCAACCGCTCGTCCGACCGCTTCGCGCGCGCGTCGTTCTACATCAACGCCATTCCCAAGGCCGAGGATCCGGTGGAGGCCCTGGCCAGTGTGTTCAGCGTGATCCGCAATGCGTCGGTGCCGTATGGCATCACCACGCCGGGTGAGCCGAACATCTCATCCACGCGCTGGCGCACGGTGGCCGATCACAAGCGGCGGCTGTACTTCTTCGAGTCGGCGTTGACCCCGAACACCTTCTGGGTCGATCTGAACAAGGTCGATTTCGGCGGCCAGGTGCTCAAGCTCGATCTTGGCAAGGACCAGCGCAATACCTTTGCCGGCGATGCGCTGGGTCACTTCGTGCCCAGCGCACCGTTCACCTTCCTCGGCGTCGACGGTTAGTTCGACGCCTGGCTGGAGGCCGGGTAAACCGCCTGGATCGTGCAGGCGCCGCGAGTGTATTGCGGCAGCGGGGCCAGCGTATCGCTGCGCAGGTCGCCGTTCTCGAAATCGGCGGTGAGGATGCGGTCACCGGGATTGCCGCAGATCAGACCGTTCTGCATGCCGGAGCGGAAGCTGAGCTGCGGCGCACGATCGAGCTGGCGACAGTGGCTGCCGAGCTCGACACGGTAGTAGCGGTGGCCCCCATTGCGGCGCGGATTGGTCTCCACCAGCATGCCCTGTGGGTCGGACGACCATGCG
Coding sequences:
- a CDS encoding linear amide C-N hydrolase, whose protein sequence is MARMKWKERALLAVALIAAAAPALACTRAVYLGDNGDVITARSMDWKVDVATNLYVLPRGIARTGQAGPKSLAWTARYGSVVATGYDVSTTDGMNEKGLVANLLWLVESEYPQQRGNKPGLAISLWAQYVLDNFATVEEAVTALKREPYSIVTDKVPGEDRQATLHLSLSDATGDSAIVEYIGGRQVIHHDRRYQVMTNSPVFEQQLALNSYWQQIGGTVMLPGTNRSSDRFARASFYINAIPKAEDPVEALASVFSVIRNASVPYGITTPGEPNISSTRWRTVADHKRRLYFFESALTPNTFWVDLNKVDFGGQVLKLDLGKDQRNTFAGDALGHFVPSAPFTFLGVDG